Proteins from one Phyllobacterium zundukense genomic window:
- a CDS encoding DUF2059 domain-containing protein, translating to MNRATGFRRLIAPLAVIIMLGGFSAAQAQDTNTNNNITPSHLAAARAAISAIKATDQFDSILPGVAQQLKGELIQKDPNLESIIGAAVDEQALALAARRADLENEAARAYAVSFSEEELNAITGFYNSEAGKKLLSEGPIVTREVMKAAGIWQRGIARDLAQAVAEKVVAAAAATAPAQAPATPAPAQPKQP from the coding sequence ATGAACCGAGCAACTGGCTTCCGCCGCTTGATTGCACCTTTGGCTGTCATAATCATGCTTGGCGGTTTCAGCGCCGCTCAGGCGCAGGATACGAACACCAACAATAACATCACCCCGTCGCATCTGGCTGCCGCTCGGGCTGCTATTTCCGCAATCAAGGCAACGGACCAATTCGACTCGATCCTGCCTGGCGTTGCGCAGCAGCTGAAGGGTGAGTTGATCCAGAAGGATCCAAACCTTGAGTCTATCATCGGCGCAGCCGTCGACGAACAGGCCTTGGCTCTTGCAGCACGTCGTGCGGATCTCGAAAATGAAGCCGCCCGCGCCTATGCGGTATCGTTCAGTGAAGAAGAACTGAACGCCATCACCGGTTTTTACAATTCCGAGGCTGGTAAGAAGCTGTTGTCGGAAGGTCCGATCGTTACGCGTGAAGTGATGAAGGCCGCCGGTATCTGGCAGCGCGGCATCGCACGCGATCTTGCGCAGGCGGTTGCGGAAAAGGTCGTTGCTGCAGCGGCTGCAACCGCTCCTGCCCAAGCGCCAGCGACTCCCGCACCAGCTCAGCCAAAGCAGCCGTGA
- the gor gene encoding glutathione-disulfide reductase has product MPSYDYDLFVIGGGSGGVRAGRLAGAMGKKVGLAEEYRMGGTCVIRGCVPKKLFVYASQFSEHFEAAAGYGWSVGETRFDWQMLVANKDREIGRLEGLYRQGLDNSDVEIFDSRAVLVDDHTIEILKTGERVTADQILIATGGHPNPHPALPGHELCISSNEAFHLEELPKAIIIEGGGYIAVEFANIFHGLGVETTLIYRGKEILSRFDHDLRQLLHAAMVAKGIHVRCVEVIEEVKRQPDGRLGVRLYSGDELVADQVMLAIGRAPNTKSLGLEEAGVELDELGAVKVDEYSRTSKANIWAVGDVTNRVQLTPVAIHEAMCFIETAFKNKPTKPDHRQIATAVFSQPEIGTVGLTEEEAAKEFREIEVYRALFRPMRNTLSGAKDKMLTKLIVDAASRKVIGAHILGPDAGEMAQLLAIPIKAGCTKDDFDRTMAVHPTASEELVTMYKPSYRLVNGERVDG; this is encoded by the coding sequence ATGCCAAGCTATGACTATGACCTTTTCGTCATTGGGGGAGGGTCGGGTGGTGTGCGCGCCGGAAGGCTTGCCGGCGCCATGGGCAAAAAGGTCGGGCTCGCCGAAGAATATCGTATGGGCGGCACCTGCGTCATCCGTGGCTGCGTGCCGAAAAAGCTTTTTGTCTATGCGTCGCAGTTTTCCGAACATTTCGAGGCTGCGGCCGGCTATGGCTGGAGCGTTGGAGAGACCAGGTTCGATTGGCAGATGCTGGTCGCGAACAAGGATCGGGAGATCGGGCGGCTGGAGGGCCTCTACCGGCAGGGACTCGACAATTCGGACGTCGAGATTTTCGACAGCCGCGCTGTTCTCGTCGATGATCATACGATCGAAATCCTCAAGACTGGCGAGCGGGTGACGGCCGATCAGATTCTTATCGCCACCGGCGGCCATCCAAACCCGCATCCGGCTTTGCCCGGACACGAATTGTGCATCAGCTCCAATGAGGCTTTCCATCTCGAAGAATTGCCAAAGGCCATCATTATCGAGGGCGGTGGCTACATCGCAGTTGAGTTCGCCAATATCTTCCATGGTCTCGGCGTCGAAACGACGTTGATCTACCGCGGCAAGGAAATCCTGTCGCGCTTCGACCACGATCTGCGGCAATTACTGCACGCGGCTATGGTCGCCAAAGGTATCCACGTCCGTTGCGTAGAAGTCATCGAGGAAGTGAAGCGGCAGCCTGACGGCAGATTAGGTGTCCGCCTTTATTCGGGTGATGAACTTGTTGCGGATCAGGTAATGCTGGCCATTGGCCGGGCACCAAACACGAAATCGCTGGGCCTGGAAGAGGCAGGTGTCGAACTCGACGAACTTGGCGCAGTCAAGGTCGACGAGTATTCGCGCACAAGCAAGGCGAATATCTGGGCTGTCGGCGACGTGACCAATCGTGTTCAACTGACGCCGGTCGCCATTCACGAGGCCATGTGCTTTATCGAGACAGCGTTTAAAAACAAGCCGACAAAACCTGACCACCGCCAGATCGCGACAGCGGTTTTCTCTCAACCCGAAATCGGTACCGTGGGACTGACCGAAGAAGAGGCAGCCAAGGAATTCAGGGAGATCGAGGTCTACCGTGCGCTTTTCCGCCCGATGCGCAATACGCTGTCCGGCGCCAAGGACAAAATGCTGACCAAGCTGATAGTCGATGCCGCCAGCCGGAAAGTCATTGGTGCGCATATTTTGGGGCCCGATGCGGGTGAAATGGCTCAACTTTTGGCCATTCCGATCAAAGCCGGCTGCACCAAGGATGATTTCGACCGCACAATGGCGGTGCATCCTACTGCTTCTGAAGAGCTGGTGACCATGTATAAACCCAGCTATAGATTGGTGAATGGCGAACGTGTTGATGGGTGA
- a CDS encoding gamma-glutamylcyclotransferase family protein, whose product MGEIEVLAKSGRLVAYFGYGSLVNRHTLRTNIVHAMPAKLQGWRRLWRASPHAAGLPTSLLSVCRDEKSSVDGLLVFDYLENLAAVDLREENYDRRSVLPEHVETAAPFPEGVPIFVYEAHQYVPVHPEPPMILQSYLDAVMQGFLVEHGEEGLRRFVLKTEYFNTPIYRDRPSPTYPRAVKLSDKEIDMFDRLLEEIGANFTDPQDIDEAAAADVK is encoded by the coding sequence ATGGGTGAAATTGAAGTCCTTGCGAAGAGCGGCAGACTCGTCGCTTATTTCGGGTATGGCTCGCTGGTGAACCGCCATACATTGCGAACCAATATCGTTCACGCCATGCCCGCAAAACTTCAAGGCTGGCGAAGATTGTGGCGCGCGAGCCCTCACGCAGCCGGACTTCCCACCTCGCTGTTGTCCGTTTGTCGCGACGAAAAGTCCAGCGTGGATGGTCTGCTTGTTTTCGACTACCTGGAAAACCTCGCAGCCGTCGATTTGCGCGAAGAAAATTACGACCGTCGCAGCGTCCTGCCTGAACACGTCGAGACCGCCGCACCTTTTCCCGAAGGCGTGCCTATCTTCGTCTATGAGGCGCACCAATATGTCCCAGTTCATCCGGAACCGCCGATGATCCTGCAATCCTATCTGGATGCTGTCATGCAGGGTTTTCTGGTCGAGCACGGTGAGGAGGGACTTCGTCGTTTCGTTCTCAAAACGGAGTATTTCAACACACCGATTTACAGGGACCGCCCGTCACCGACCTATCCGCGCGCTGTCAAGCTCAGCGACAAAGAGATCGACATGTTCGATAGGCTGCTGGAGGAAATCGGCGCGAACTTTACCGATCCTCAGGACATCGATGAAGCGGCGGCTGCCGACGTAAAGTAA
- a CDS encoding class II 3-deoxy-7-phosphoheptulonate synthase, producing the protein MTKNWTPTSWRGKPIKQVPYYPDAQAVSDVEARLRTYPPLVFAGEARKLKKQLAAVSRGESFLLQGGDCAESFAEHGADNIRDFFRVFLQMAVVLTFGASQPIVKVGRIAGQFAKPRTSDTETKNGIELPIYRGDIINGTEFTEQSRTPDPARQEMAYRQSAATLNLLRAFAQGGYANLENVNQWMMGFVADSPQGERYGQLARRISETVDFMRAVGITAETNAQLRETDFYTSHEALLLGYEEALTRVDSTSGDWYATSGHMIWVGDRTRQADHAHVEYCRGIKNPLGLKCGPSLEADDLLRLIDLLNPANEPGRLTLIARFGHDKVADHLPKLIRAVQKEGREVVWSCDPMHGNTITANGYKTRPFDRILKEVETFFGVHHAEGTYPGGIHIEMTGNNVTECTGGARAVLAEDLQDRYHTHCDPRLNADQALELAFLVAELLKKERDSHPQKMAVNA; encoded by the coding sequence ATGACGAAGAACTGGACACCGACTTCCTGGAGAGGCAAACCTATCAAGCAGGTGCCTTATTATCCGGACGCTCAGGCTGTGAGCGATGTCGAGGCCCGTCTTCGGACTTATCCGCCCTTGGTTTTTGCAGGTGAAGCACGCAAGCTCAAGAAGCAACTTGCGGCTGTTTCCAGGGGTGAAAGCTTCCTATTGCAGGGCGGCGATTGCGCCGAGAGCTTTGCCGAACATGGTGCGGATAATATTAGAGATTTCTTCCGCGTCTTCCTGCAGATGGCCGTCGTGCTGACCTTTGGTGCTTCTCAGCCCATCGTCAAGGTGGGCCGTATCGCTGGTCAGTTCGCCAAGCCTCGCACCTCCGACACCGAAACCAAAAACGGCATCGAGCTCCCGATTTATCGCGGCGACATTATCAATGGCACCGAGTTCACCGAACAGTCGCGCACGCCGGATCCGGCTCGGCAGGAAATGGCTTACCGCCAATCCGCAGCGACGCTTAATCTTCTGCGCGCTTTCGCCCAGGGTGGTTATGCCAATCTGGAGAACGTCAATCAGTGGATGATGGGTTTCGTTGCTGACAGCCCGCAAGGCGAGCGCTATGGCCAGCTGGCGCGTCGCATTTCTGAGACCGTCGACTTCATGCGCGCTGTTGGCATTACCGCGGAAACAAATGCCCAGTTGCGCGAGACGGATTTCTACACCAGTCACGAAGCCCTGCTTCTTGGCTATGAGGAAGCACTGACCCGCGTCGATTCGACGTCTGGCGACTGGTATGCGACGTCCGGCCATATGATCTGGGTTGGTGACCGCACGCGTCAGGCGGACCATGCCCATGTGGAATACTGCCGTGGCATCAAAAACCCGCTCGGTCTGAAATGCGGTCCGTCGCTGGAAGCTGATGATCTCCTGCGATTGATCGATCTGCTCAATCCTGCAAACGAGCCGGGCCGCCTGACATTGATCGCCCGTTTCGGTCACGACAAGGTTGCCGATCACCTGCCTAAGCTTATTCGTGCGGTGCAAAAAGAGGGCCGTGAGGTCGTGTGGTCCTGTGATCCGATGCATGGCAACACCATCACTGCCAATGGCTACAAGACGCGGCCGTTCGACCGTATTCTGAAGGAAGTCGAGACCTTCTTTGGAGTGCATCACGCCGAAGGAACCTATCCGGGCGGTATCCACATCGAGATGACTGGCAATAACGTCACGGAGTGCACCGGGGGTGCGCGGGCGGTTCTGGCAGAAGATCTGCAGGATCGCTACCACACCCATTGCGACCCGCGTCTCAATGCCGATCAGGCTCTGGAATTGGCGTTTCTGGTTGCGGAACTTCTGAAGAAAGAGCGCGACAGCCATCCACAGAAAATGGCCGTCAACGCCTGA
- a CDS encoding ester cyclase, translating into MKYRVVAAFFGLVIGSGFGQALAEEPAKAAEKALPVLMQELAKYQNAEKATEQNLKTFDTLDFDVYTNQKWDRLHESHAEDILVHYPDGHTTKGIRDHIEELKGIFVYAPDTRINVHPVKFGQGEWTGVIGVLEGTFSKPMPIADGRTIAPTGKPFKLTMATLGHWTPAGVMDEEYLFWDNLAFMKQIGLAQ; encoded by the coding sequence ATGAAATACAGGGTTGTTGCTGCTTTCTTCGGGCTCGTCATCGGATCTGGCTTCGGTCAGGCTTTGGCCGAAGAGCCCGCCAAGGCTGCTGAAAAGGCGCTGCCAGTATTGATGCAGGAATTGGCGAAATATCAGAATGCCGAGAAGGCGACCGAGCAGAATCTCAAGACATTCGATACGCTTGATTTTGATGTCTACACCAACCAGAAATGGGATCGTCTGCATGAAAGCCATGCGGAAGATATTCTCGTGCACTACCCCGACGGCCACACGACCAAGGGTATCCGTGACCACATTGAGGAGTTGAAGGGGATATTTGTTTATGCGCCCGATACGCGTATCAATGTGCATCCCGTCAAGTTCGGTCAGGGAGAATGGACCGGTGTGATCGGTGTGCTGGAGGGTACGTTCTCAAAACCGATGCCGATAGCGGATGGCAGGACCATCGCGCCCACCGGCAAACCTTTTAAACTGACCATGGCGACGCTCGGCCATTGGACACCTGCGGGTGTCATGGATGAAGAATATCTCTTCTGGGATAACCTTGCCTTCATGAAGCAGATCGGTCTCGCGCAATAG
- the nhaA gene encoding Na+/H+ antiporter NhaA — protein sequence MDPKPVRRIRLSASFRSFIESEASGGIILMAVAALALIAANSPLSEYYFGLLKIYVGGLSILHWVNDALMAVFFLLVGLEIKREMISGQLSSWSRRALPGFAAIGGMVVPALIFLAFNEGETVRGWAIPTATDIAFSLGVLSLLGSRVPLSVKVFLTALAIIDDLGAVIIIALFYTEGLNIPALAGVAAVFTILMLMNIMGIVRLWAYLVLGVILWILVFKSGIHATIAGVLLALAIPMVGAKGEADSPLVQLEHAIQPWVGFLIVPIFGFANAGVSFGGVSLSNLADPVPLGVAAGLFVGKQIGVFSFAWLAIKLRLAERPAGTSWLQMYGVATLCGIGFTMSLFIGLLAFANSPLLQDETKLGVLLGSLLSAIFGAVLLSLSSKRPAKT from the coding sequence ATGGATCCAAAACCCGTCCGCCGAATCCGCCTGTCAGCGTCTTTCCGTTCGTTCATTGAGAGTGAGGCCTCGGGCGGCATCATTTTGATGGCGGTCGCGGCGCTGGCACTGATTGCCGCCAACTCTCCCTTGAGCGAATATTATTTCGGTCTGCTGAAGATTTATGTTGGCGGCCTGAGCATTCTTCATTGGGTCAACGATGCACTTATGGCCGTGTTTTTCCTGCTCGTTGGTCTCGAAATCAAGCGGGAGATGATCAGCGGTCAACTGTCGAGCTGGTCGCGGCGTGCACTGCCGGGGTTTGCTGCTATCGGTGGTATGGTCGTTCCCGCCCTGATCTTTCTTGCCTTTAACGAGGGTGAGACAGTTCGCGGTTGGGCCATCCCGACCGCCACCGATATCGCCTTTTCGCTGGGCGTTCTGTCGCTGCTCGGGTCGCGCGTTCCGTTGTCAGTGAAGGTCTTCCTGACGGCCCTTGCCATCATCGACGATCTGGGTGCGGTCATTATCATTGCCTTGTTTTATACGGAGGGATTGAACATCCCTGCGTTAGCCGGTGTCGCCGCCGTGTTCACAATACTTATGCTGATGAACATCATGGGTATCGTTAGGCTTTGGGCTTATCTCGTTCTCGGGGTGATCCTCTGGATCCTCGTCTTCAAATCGGGGATCCATGCGACGATTGCCGGTGTACTGCTGGCCCTGGCTATCCCGATGGTCGGCGCGAAGGGCGAGGCCGATTCCCCGCTGGTCCAACTCGAGCACGCTATTCAGCCATGGGTTGGCTTTCTGATCGTGCCAATCTTCGGTTTCGCCAATGCCGGCGTTTCCTTCGGCGGCGTGTCGCTGTCGAACCTCGCCGATCCGGTTCCGCTCGGTGTGGCAGCTGGCCTGTTTGTCGGCAAGCAGATCGGCGTGTTCTCCTTCGCCTGGCTGGCGATCAAGCTTCGTCTGGCCGAACGGCCTGCCGGCACAAGCTGGCTGCAAATGTATGGTGTTGCTACGCTTTGTGGGATCGGCTTCACCATGAGCCTGTTCATCGGCCTGCTTGCCTTTGCGAACTCCCCATTGTTGCAGGATGAAACCAAGCTCGGCGTTCTGCTCGGCTCGTTGCTGTCAGCGATCTTCGGAGCTGTCCTGCTCAGTCTGTCGTCGAAGCGTCCGGCAAAGACGTGA
- a CDS encoding GFA family protein: MTQLHRGSCLCGRVHFETRGKLRGVVYCHCSQCRKQSGHFYAATNVQDDSIDISGEENISWYEASEFARRGFCKNCGSVLFWKHNDLDYISVMAGSFDQPSGLYGESHIFVEDKGDYYQIDDDLPKYARSGGGVVVAADGQD; the protein is encoded by the coding sequence ATGACCCAATTGCATCGAGGTTCATGCCTGTGCGGCAGAGTACACTTCGAAACGCGCGGCAAGCTGCGCGGTGTCGTTTACTGCCATTGCTCGCAATGCCGCAAACAGTCGGGCCATTTTTACGCTGCGACGAACGTGCAGGACGATTCGATCGACATTTCCGGCGAAGAAAATATCAGCTGGTATGAGGCAAGTGAATTTGCCCGCCGTGGCTTCTGCAAGAATTGCGGCTCAGTGCTCTTCTGGAAGCACAATGATCTCGACTATATTTCTGTTATGGCAGGATCATTCGATCAACCGTCCGGCCTGTATGGAGAAAGTCATATCTTTGTCGAGGACAAGGGCGACTACTACCAGATTGACGATGACCTGCCCAAGTATGCAAGGAGTGGTGGGGGAGTCGTTGTAGCGGCCGACGGACAGGATTGA
- a CDS encoding diacylglycerol kinase, translated as MQRLILAFINSMRALKHLVQHEKAVQQELMLFILAIPVAALIAPTGLSFLLLTGSVLFLIMIEVLNTGIEAACDAVSLDFHREIQIAKDCGSLAVLISVILVATVWVYTVWSVFFP; from the coding sequence ATGCAGCGTCTGATACTTGCATTCATAAATTCCATGCGTGCGCTGAAGCATCTGGTGCAGCATGAAAAGGCCGTTCAGCAGGAACTTATGCTGTTTATTCTTGCCATTCCCGTTGCGGCACTCATCGCGCCGACCGGGCTTTCGTTCCTGCTTCTTACGGGATCAGTACTGTTTCTGATCATGATCGAAGTGCTCAATACCGGTATCGAGGCGGCCTGTGATGCGGTTTCACTGGATTTTCATCGTGAGATCCAGATCGCCAAGGATTGCGGATCGCTTGCTGTGCTGATCTCGGTTATCCTCGTCGCTACAGTCTGGGTCTACACCGTGTGGAGCGTGTTTTTTCCCTGA
- a CDS encoding NAD+ synthase gives MSKNTDILRIAIAQLNPVLGDIKGNLAKAREARADAARQGADLVLYTELFISGYPPEDLVLKRAFIDACENAVQEFALDTADSGPGVIIGTPLRRESGLHNSVMVLDGGKVIAERFKVDLPNYGEFDEKRVFQAGPMPGPVNFRGIRIGIPICEDIWGDLGVCETLAESGAEILCVPNGSPYYRGKLDVRYQVALRQVIETGLPLIFANQLGGQDDLIFDGASFAFNGDKNLAFQMSQFEEQLIVTTWRRGADGWTCTEGPMSRIPEGEEANYRACMLGLRDYVNKNGFKDVVLGLSGGIDSAICAALAVDALGEERLRAVMMPYTYTSKDSLKDAEDCAKLLGCRYDIVPIFEPVEGFLKALAPTFEGTKEGITEENLQSRARGTILMAISNKFGSMVVTTGNKSEMSVGYATLYGDMNGGYNPIKDLYKMQVYAMSEWRNKNVPAGGLGPSGEVIPVNIISKAPSAELRENQTDQDSLPPYPVLDDILECLVEHEMGVDEIVERGHDRATVERIEHLLYIAEYKRRQSAPGVKVTKKNFGRDRRYPITNRFRDRSQ, from the coding sequence ATGAGCAAAAATACCGACATTCTCCGTATAGCCATCGCTCAGCTCAATCCAGTGCTGGGCGATATCAAGGGCAATCTGGCAAAGGCTCGCGAGGCTCGCGCTGACGCTGCACGTCAGGGTGCCGATCTGGTGTTATATACCGAGCTTTTCATTTCCGGTTATCCGCCGGAGGATCTGGTGTTGAAGCGTGCTTTTATCGACGCTTGCGAGAATGCAGTTCAGGAATTCGCTTTGGATACTGCCGATAGCGGACCTGGCGTCATTATCGGCACGCCCCTGAGGCGTGAGTCCGGCCTGCACAACTCGGTCATGGTGCTGGATGGTGGCAAGGTGATTGCCGAACGGTTCAAGGTCGATCTGCCCAATTATGGCGAATTCGACGAAAAGCGGGTGTTCCAGGCCGGTCCGATGCCCGGTCCGGTAAATTTTCGCGGGATTCGCATCGGCATTCCGATCTGCGAGGATATTTGGGGCGACCTCGGCGTATGCGAGACATTGGCGGAGAGCGGCGCGGAAATTCTCTGCGTGCCGAACGGCTCTCCCTATTATCGCGGCAAGCTCGATGTGCGTTATCAAGTGGCGTTACGGCAGGTGATTGAAACGGGTTTGCCATTGATATTCGCCAATCAGCTTGGCGGACAGGACGACCTGATTTTCGACGGCGCTTCCTTCGCGTTCAACGGCGATAAAAACCTCGCCTTCCAGATGTCGCAGTTCGAGGAGCAACTGATTGTCACGACATGGCGACGCGGTGCAGATGGCTGGACCTGTACCGAAGGCCCGATGTCGCGGATTCCGGAAGGGGAGGAAGCGAATTACCGCGCCTGCATGCTCGGCCTGCGTGACTACGTCAACAAGAACGGCTTCAAGGACGTCGTGCTTGGTCTGTCTGGCGGCATCGACTCGGCGATCTGCGCCGCGCTCGCGGTGGACGCACTGGGCGAGGAACGCCTGCGCGCTGTCATGATGCCCTACACCTATACGTCGAAGGACTCCCTGAAGGACGCCGAGGACTGCGCCAAGTTGCTTGGCTGCCGCTATGATATCGTCCCGATCTTTGAGCCGGTCGAGGGCTTCCTCAAGGCGCTTGCGCCTACCTTCGAGGGTACCAAGGAGGGCATAACCGAGGAGAACCTGCAGAGCCGTGCCCGCGGTACCATCCTAATGGCGATTTCCAACAAGTTCGGTTCCATGGTCGTCACCACGGGCAACAAGTCGGAGATGTCGGTCGGCTATGCCACGCTCTATGGCGATATGAATGGTGGCTACAATCCGATCAAGGACCTCTACAAGATGCAGGTCTATGCCATGTCGGAATGGCGCAACAAGAACGTCCCTGCGGGCGGCCTGGGTCCGTCTGGCGAAGTTATTCCGGTGAATATCATCAGCAAGGCACCATCGGCAGAACTGCGGGAAAACCAGACCGACCAGGATTCATTGCCGCCTTATCCGGTTCTTGATGATATTCTCGAATGCCTCGTTGAGCACGAGATGGGCGTCGACGAAATCGTCGAACGCGGTCATGACCGTGCGACGGTCGAGCGTATCGAACACCTGCTCTACATCGCTGAATACAAGCGCCGCCAGTCGGCCCCGGGGGTCAAGGTGACCAAGAAGAATTTCGGCCGCGATCGACGGTATCCCATCACCAACCGGTTCCGGGATCGATCTCAGTAA
- a CDS encoding ABC transporter ATP-binding protein — protein MALFRKDLRGGAFRSVLGFTWLHWQRQPVRIAVIAGAVLLSTLADVLTPLYSGRLVDAVVNGHATEAVAWNAAIAAFSTLLALSLGAIILRHITFMQIVDLTLNMMTEIASGAFYRIQRFSTEWHANSFAGSTVRKVTRGMWALDLLNDTLLLALFPSVIMLIGSTALMAWYWPLMGVIIGIGSFLFVAVTASLSLGYVAPMASLANRWDTKLGGSLADAVSCNMVVKGFGAESREDARLAKVLTKWQDRTARTWIRGTWNGTSQGTMLLVLRAAVIGFALILWSKGQASAGDITFVLTSFFILQGYLREVGMHIRNLQRSVNDMEELVDIQSQPLGIEDRPGAKPIRISNGKIEFDNVTFHYGAHRLPLYDRFSVTIRAGERVGLVGHSGSGKTTFVKLIQRLHDVKSGRILIDGQDIAKVTQASLRQQIAIVQQEPILFHRSLAENIAYARPGATQGEIEEAARQASAHDFISALPKGYSTLVGERGVKLSGGERQRVAIARAFLADAPVLILDEATSSLDSESEVLIQQAMERLMLGRTTLVIAHRLSTVRSLDRLLVFEHGRIAEEGNHEALIGLNGGIYRGLFELQTLELTKGLVLNDD, from the coding sequence ATGGCTTTATTTCGTAAAGACCTGCGCGGCGGCGCATTCCGCAGCGTTCTTGGATTCACCTGGTTACACTGGCAGCGACAGCCGGTGCGTATAGCGGTGATTGCTGGTGCAGTGTTGCTCTCGACACTGGCTGACGTGTTGACGCCACTCTATTCGGGCCGGCTGGTCGATGCTGTGGTCAACGGTCACGCCACCGAGGCAGTCGCCTGGAACGCAGCAATCGCTGCTTTCTCGACACTTCTTGCCTTGTCACTTGGTGCAATCATCTTGCGGCACATCACCTTCATGCAGATCGTTGATCTGACCTTGAACATGATGACGGAAATTGCCTCCGGCGCGTTCTATCGCATCCAGCGTTTCTCGACCGAGTGGCATGCCAACAGCTTTGCGGGCTCGACCGTCCGCAAGGTAACGCGCGGCATGTGGGCGCTGGACTTGTTGAACGATACGCTGCTTTTGGCGCTGTTTCCGTCGGTGATCATGCTGATCGGTTCGACAGCGCTGATGGCTTGGTACTGGCCATTGATGGGTGTGATCATCGGCATTGGGTCGTTCCTGTTCGTTGCCGTCACCGCATCGCTGTCGCTCGGCTATGTGGCGCCGATGGCAAGCCTCGCCAACCGTTGGGATACCAAGCTCGGCGGCTCGCTCGCCGACGCCGTCAGTTGCAACATGGTGGTCAAGGGTTTCGGTGCGGAAAGCCGTGAAGATGCGCGTCTGGCGAAAGTCCTGACCAAATGGCAGGACCGGACGGCCCGCACCTGGATTCGTGGTACGTGGAACGGCACGTCTCAAGGAACAATGCTGCTTGTACTGCGGGCTGCGGTCATTGGTTTCGCACTGATCCTGTGGTCGAAAGGGCAGGCGAGTGCGGGTGATATCACCTTCGTACTTACCTCGTTCTTTATCTTGCAGGGCTATTTGCGAGAAGTTGGCATGCACATCCGCAATTTGCAGCGTTCTGTCAACGACATGGAGGAGCTTGTTGACATCCAGAGTCAACCTCTTGGCATTGAAGATCGGCCCGGCGCGAAGCCCATCCGGATCAGCAATGGCAAGATCGAGTTCGACAATGTGACGTTCCATTATGGCGCACATCGCCTGCCGCTTTATGACCGGTTTTCGGTGACGATCCGGGCAGGCGAACGGGTCGGCCTGGTTGGTCATTCAGGTTCGGGCAAGACGACCTTCGTCAAGCTGATCCAGCGATTGCACGATGTGAAGTCGGGCCGGATCCTGATCGATGGTCAAGATATTGCCAAGGTCACACAGGCTTCGCTGCGCCAGCAGATCGCCATCGTGCAACAGGAGCCAATCCTGTTTCACCGGTCGCTGGCGGAGAATATCGCCTATGCCCGGCCCGGTGCCACGCAAGGTGAGATCGAAGAAGCCGCAAGGCAGGCCAGCGCCCATGACTTCATCTCGGCGTTGCCCAAGGGGTACAGCACGCTGGTGGGCGAACGCGGTGTCAAGCTTTCCGGCGGCGAGCGTCAGAGAGTGGCTATTGCCCGGGCGTTCCTTGCGGATGCTCCCGTTCTCATTCTGGACGAGGCGACTTCCAGCCTTGATTCGGAATCCGAAGTGCTGATCCAGCAGGCGATGGAGCGGCTGATGCTGGGACGGACGACATTGGTGATCGCACACCGTCTGTCGACTGTGCGCTCGCTCGACCGGCTCCTGGTGTTTGAGCACGGCCGTATTGCCGAAGAAGGTAACCACGAGGCGTTGATCGGGCTCAATGGGGGCATTTATCGTGGCTTGTTCGAGTTGCAGACGCTTGAGCTAACCAAGGGGCTTGTCTTGAACGACGACTAA